In Helianthus annuus cultivar XRQ/B chromosome 8, HanXRQr2.0-SUNRISE, whole genome shotgun sequence, a single genomic region encodes these proteins:
- the LOC110872300 gene encoding signal peptide peptidase 2, whose translation MKNGERAANIALAGLTLAPLVIKVDTNVNVILTACLTVFVGCYRSVKPTPPTETMSNEHAMRFPLVGSAMLLSLFLLFKFLSKDLVNAVLTGYFFILGIIALSATLLPAIARFLPNKWNDDLITWRLPYFRSVEIEFTRSQVVAAIPGTFFCAWYAAQKHWLANNILGLAFCIQGIEMLSLGSFKTGAILLSGLFVYDIFWVFFTPVMVSVAKSFDAPIKLLFPSRIAARPFSMLGLGDIVIPGIFVALALRYDVSRGKESHYFKSAFLGYTVGLVCTIVVMNWFQAAQPALLYIVPGVIGFLAAHCLWNGEVKPLLEFNESKAASSEEETSSKKVE comes from the exons ATGAAGAATGGCGAGCGTGCCGCAAACATTGCTCTAGCAG GTCTAACATTGGCACCATTAGTTATAAAAGTAGATACAAATGTAAATGTCATATTGACTGCATGCCTCACAGTTTTCGTGGGTTGCTACCGTTCTGTCAAGCCCACACCTCCTACT GAGACAATGTCTAATGAGCATGCAATGCGTTTTCCCTTAGTTGGCAGCGCAATGTTGTTGTCTTTGTTCTTGCTCTTTAAATTTCTATCAAAAGACTTGGTCAACGCAGTGCTGACAGGCTACTTTTTTATACTCGGGATCATCGCTCTTTC GGCTACACTCTTACCTGCAATTGCTCGGTTTCTACCAAACAAgtggaatgatgatctcataacATGGCGTTTACCGTATTTCCGCT CTGTTGAGATCGAGTTCACAAGGTCTCAAGTTGTTGCTGCTATTCCTGGTACATTTTTTTGTGCATGGTATGCTGCACAGAAGCATTGGCTCGCTAACAACATATTGGGTCTTGCATTTTGCATTCAG GGAATCGAAATGCTCTCTCTTGGCTCTTTCAAGACTGGTGCCATTCTGTTG TCTGGACTTTTTGTGTATGATATATTCTGGGTCTTCTTCACACCTGTGATGGTCAGCGTTGCTAAATCATTTGATGCACCTATCAAG CTTCTATTTCCATCTAGAATTGCCGCACGCCCCTTTTCCATGCTTGGTTTAGGGGACATTGTAATTCCAG GAATTTTTGTAGCTTTGGCACTGCGATATGACGTGTCAAGAGGGAAAGAAAGCCACTACTTCAAAAGTGCTTTTCTAGGATACACAGTTGGTTTGGTCTGTACAATTGTTGTCATGAACTGGTTTCAAGCCGCACAG CCGGCTCTGTTATACATTGTACCGGGAGTTATCGGGTTTTTGGCTGCTCATTGCCTGTGGAATGGAGAGGTCAAACCG TTATTGGAGTTTAATGAGTCAAAAGCAGCTAGTTCAGAAGAGGAAACAAGCAGCAAGAAAGTGGAGTGA
- the LOC110869694 gene encoding uncharacterized protein LOC110869694, which produces MGRIATVDALSRRNSFSGDSTCVLCEESDESADHLLCGCRVASHVWCMVSRWCRVSPIFVFSVRDLLGLSDFSGLGELAKEAFHEILIVGAWCIWRARNNKDSTILLRRLMIFF; this is translated from the coding sequence ATGGGGCGTATTGCTACGGTGGATGCCTTGAGTCGAAGAAACTCTTTTAGTGGGGATAGTACGTGTGTCTTATGCGAGGAATCCGACGAATCGGCTGATCATCTTTTGTGTGGCTGCAGAGTGGCGAGCCATGTTTGGTGCATGGTGTCTCGTTGGTGCCGGGTTAGTCCGATATTTGTGTTTTCGGTTAGAGACCTCCTTGGCCTTAGTGATTTTTCGGGCCTAGGGGAGCTGGCTAAAGAAGCGTTTCATGAGATTCTCATAGTTGGGGCGTGGTGTATTTGGAGGGCCCGAAACAACAAAGATTCAACAATACTCTTAAGACGGCTCATGATATTTTTTTAG